The Electrophorus electricus isolate fEleEle1 chromosome 24, fEleEle1.pri, whole genome shotgun sequence DNA window ATTGTAGCTAGCTTAGCTTGCTAGCAGTGGCCATTGCTGTCTTGTCAAATTGCTAACCAAGCGGACCTAGCTTAGCTAAAATAACCTAGTCAGGTTGTCTTGACTTAGTGGAAGCTTTCGAACTAACCTATCCAGCCTCAGATTGTGttaatctgtattttatttgctaACTGTCACGAGTAAAAATGAGAAATGGGTCGCTAACAAGGATACACGTTCGCACTGCGCATGTAATACAACTGTTGACTATAATCTTACGGTAACGTTAGATgacttgttagctagctagatttaGTTTACAAGCTGGCTCCTGTTTTTAGACTGTTACcacattgtttattgtttcatCCTTTCGCTGTTAGATAATACATTTGTACACAGTGATTTTTCTATTGTACATGTAATCATACTGATTAAGCAACATAGTTTTAGCTACTGTTTATAATATTGATTTCATTCGAATAAATGTTTTCCTGTGAATTAACGATTACCTATTCTCTGCCCCTTTTATTTGCTATGTATACATTTAGTATAGTTTGTGTACAGTTTGGCGACTACGTGTGTGTCAGTTGTTTAATTGCTTGGTCATTTACATTGCATTGTTGTGGACAATTGGTAGATCCCAGTGGCCCTTCTTGAAGAGAGGGATAAGAGAGCCCGATGGCAGGGCATACCGTTGTTACTGAAGAGACTGCATGAGAGTAGCCACACACATAGTGACCTGACCAAGACCCACAACATGGTTAAGGTATCcagtgtaaaaaacaaaaaattaatcaaaacaaTCTTAGAATTTTACATTGCTCAAACTAGCATTGTgtatatctttttttaatgtctgaacATTTATGATGCAGCATTTCATTGCAAACATTATGTTGTGGTCATGCAGGAATTGTCGTCATTGCTGTCTATGGAGGCTATGTCATTTGtgacagaggacaggaagacacCTCAAGAGTCTGTTTCTCCCAACACCTACACCTTTGATCTTTTTGGAGGAGttgatgtgagtgatgtgtaatgacacacacacacacacacttttgtttatttcagtaatatatttaacatttggaAGTATGATTGAAAAAATTAtgaacttttttatttttcattagttGTTTGTAGAAATTTTGATGCGGCCCACTCTTTCAGCACAGAGGGATGTACCTATAAGTAAGTAGCTGAATAAATTAAGCTATTTTGTGCAGAGCTCTCTTGGTtgcttttttgcatgtgtgtgtataaaggtaACTAatgagtgttttatttttttgtttcttcttatGGTAATGCAAGAGTTCTTAAACTTGTAGatatttttcacattcatttgaaatacaTACTGCTTTGAATCattacatgcatgtatgttttcacattttaaatatttttatattacagTGAGTGATGATCTCATCAAGGACTGTTTAAGCGTTCTTTACAACTGTTGTATATGTGTAGGTATATTTTTATACCTGTCTTTTCGCGAGGTTAAGAACTTAATATTCTTTGTATTTCTGTTCACTTTATGTGAATGTAAcatctttgtgtctctctttctctttcttttcctccttcaCAGACAGAGGGTGTTACGAAAAGTCTGGCGGCAAGGGATGACTTTGTCATGTTTCTTTTCACTCTTATgtcaaacaaaaagacatttttacaaaCTGCCACACTTATTGAAGACATAATGGGGGTTAAGAAGGTAAATAATATATTTGCCTACTTTAAAGTTCAGCTTTTAAAGTGTGTTGTTTCCCTTacttggtggtgtttgtttaatgaCACTTAGAGCCAGGCATAATGATGTTACTGTGGCTCACTGAGAGCAGGCTGAAACTCCAGACCTTTAAATAACTGTTTTGTCAGGAGGTGATCCGATTGGAAGACATTCCCAACCTGGCCAGTCTAGTCCAGAGCTTTAACCAGCAGCAGCTGGCCAATTTCTGTCGCATCCTGTCTGTCACCATATCAGAGCCAGACGTGGGTGTGGATGATAAGCACACCCTCCTGGCCCGCAACTCTCAGCAGAAGGTCACTGTCTCTCCATCACGTGCCGAGAGCAATCAAGGTAAGCGTGGACCACGTgtttactggtgtgtttgtttgttttttgtgcggGGGGGATCCAAGCAGCAGGACTCggctttcttttaaaatggtgAAGCTTTTTATGGCAGGCAATAATAGACTCAGCATCTGAAATCTTTCCACTGCACACCATATCACCATTGCATGCCTGGATGAGGTGTGTAACTTTGTGGCCCTCCGTGATCTCGATGTCTCTATCTCAATCTATCTCGAACTCTCTGGTTTTGTGCTCCCCTGACCTGCCCTCCTCCCACCCCAGTGGCTTTGCTGAACATCCCAGGCTTCATCGAGCGCCTCTGCAAGCTGGCTACGCGGAAGGTGTCGGAGGCGTCGGGCACCGCTGCCCtgctgcaggagctggaggactggCACAGCTGGCTGGACAACGCCCTGGTGCTGGACGCCCTCATGCAGATGGCCATtgaggaggctgagcagagcagcacaggtGAGGGAGGCCAGTTTGACGGGCAGAGGAAACTTCTGGGATGCTGCTTCATTGCAGGatggttggtctgtgtgtgtcacgtCTCTCTGCTCAGTCCCCTCATCACCTCACGGACCTCTTTGTTTTCCAGAGTCGTCTGATGAAGGCTCACTTTCCTCAAGTCCTCTACGGCACACGTTGCCTCAGTCCATGAAGATAGTGCATGAGATCATGTACAAAGTGGAAGTCCTCtacgtgctgtgtgtgttgcttatGGGACGCCAGAGAAATCAGGTAGAATGGATGGCTGAGCTTTAGTTAGCCTCTGTTTCATATATCATTACTTCAGGTATTGCACGTTCTTTAAAAAGATCTCCCTTTGgagaaatgtttgtaaatttaaTTGTAGTTAAATCTATAGTTTGGCCTTTGACTTTTGATGGGGTCAGAAAGAGTGTGCCAAAATGCCGAAGTCTTTAGGGGTTATGTATAATACGACTCGGATGTTTTGCCAGTAGCCATCAAAGTAACTTTTTGTCTAACAGGTTCACAGGATGCTAGCAGAGTTCCGTTTAATTCCTGGCCTAAACAATTTGTTTGAGAAGCTCATCTGGAGGAGACAGCCATCCAGCCATGCCCTACACAGACAGAATCAAAACTGTGACTGCAGCCCAGTAAGACCCAGTCCATCAACCACTAAATCATTATAACTTAGTCTGTATATAACATTGCCACACCTGTAATGCACACTGTCTGTGTTTGCAGGAGATCTCATTCAAGATCCAGTTCCTCAGGCTACTTCAGAGCTTCAGCGACCACCATGAGTAAGCAGAGCCACAACACAAGCAGAGAAAGCCGGCGAGTCGTGTTTCTTTTCCATTCCCTACCCAACTGTTTGGAAGTGTTGTAAAATATTGTTCCTGTCCTGCCTCAGGAACAAATACCTGCTCCTGAACAGCCAGGAGCTGAATGAGCTCAGTGCCATCTCCCTGAAAGCGAACATCCCTGAAGTTGAGGCCCTGGTCAACACAGACAGGTACCGAGGGGTTACTCAGGgcatatgtacgtgtgtgtaacTCCGCCAGATCCTGAGGTTCTCTTTTGATCCACATGCTCCCTGCTCTGTCTCCTTTACCTTGCGGAGGAACCTTGTGTGCGATGGGAAGAAGGGCCTCCTGACCCGCTTGATCTCGGTCATGAAGAAAGAGCCAGTCGACTCGTCGTTCAGGTGAGATCCACAGCGCGGCCCCCTCGCTGGTGCTGCGCCGTCACAGGAAGGAGGCGCTGGGGCAACTCTGCACACAATGTGTGAGGCCACTTGTACTCTGCCCTGTAGGTTCTGGCAAGCTAGAGCAGTAGAGAGTTTTCTGAGAGGAGCCACATCCTATGCAGACCAGATATTCCTGCTGAAAAGGGGCTTGTTGGAAGTGAGTAATCTTGGCTTGTCTATTCCtccacacgcgtgtgtgtgtgtgtgtgtgtgtgtgtgtgtgtgtgtgtgtgtgtgtgtgtgtgtgtgtgtgtgtgtgtgtgtgtgtgagagagagggttctaccattctgttcttttcaacattgtgtgtgtgtgtctgcagcacaTCCTCTTCTGCATCATCGACAGTGGCTGTAAATCGCGCGATGTTCTTCAGAGCTATTTCGATCTTCTGGGCGAGCTCATGAAGTTCAACATTGATGCTTTCAAGAGATTCAACAAATATGTGAACACAGAAGAGAAGGTTGGTGCAGGCCAGCTGGACTTGTTTATAAGAGGCCCTGTGATGATATTTTAGAGAAAAATGTTAGCGCTTGCTTTTCTACAGATGTCCTGTTGCTTGGTGACGTTTCAAAGAATTCTTTTCTGATTAAGAAGACATCAAAAGCGGCAACACTTTGCTTCGGCTCATTTCATGCTTGTGAAATAATTTGTTCACAAGTCTCATAATGTAATTGCATGCACAAAAAATTAACTGGGATAAAAagtattgtttttctttcgTTCTTTGATCAGAAGATAATTCATATTGACATGAAATACCCATCATTTAAAAGTTGTCTTAAATACAGTAATGATGTACTGTACCTTCTTTATCTTTGCCTGTCTTGCTGCTTAGTTCTAGCAGTTGAAATGGCCAATTTGGGGATGGATGACGCTTTCTAAAGTCTTTAGCTGTCTAAAGGCCTACTGATTTTAACGGATCTCTGAGGGGTTCCTCATTGTCGGTGTCTGCTCTTAGTTCCAGACATTCCTGGGTCAGATCAACAGTTCACTGGTAGACTCCAACATGCTGGTGCGCTGTATCGTGCTGTCCCTGGACCGCTTTGAGGGCCAGACGGAGGATGTGAAAGGTAGTGGCGAAGAAGCGCTGTGGCAAGGTGCCTCTTGGGCTGACCAAGTGGTCTTgctcacgcgctctctctctctctctctctctctctctctctctctctctctctctctctcagtggtaGAGGTGCTGTCAGAGTGTCGCCTCCTGTCCTACATGGCTCACGTGGAGAACAGGCTGTCTTTTCTCTTCAGGCTCATCAGCATCATTAACGTGCAGACACTAACTCAGGCAAGGCAGAGcccacccccaaaccccctTCCCCAAAATGACAGATGCCATCAGACACAGGAGCACAGTGGTCTGAATTATGGCCCGTCAACCTCATTGATGCTTAGCGATGGTAAGTTTAAGTGAACGCTTCTGATCTGGATGTCTGTCTGCCCACTTGCAGGAGAACGTGAGCTGTCTGAACACCAGCCTGGTGGTGCTGATGCTGGCACGCTGGCGAGCTAAGCTTCCCTTCTACCTGAATGCCCTGCGACAGAAGGAATTTGTGGAGAAATACCCAGGTTACTTACTCAACAACTTCCACCAGCTGCTCCGCTTCTGGCAGCACCACTACCTCAACAAGGACAAAGACAGCACATGTCTGGAGAACGTGAGCACGCCGCTCTGCTGTCATTCAAAAACGCACATGCTGGCGGGCACActtgcatgcacgcacacacgcacaccactgTATAGCTGTATTTTTCAGTTCAGAAAtgcctttctttctccctgtttgTACAGAGTTCTTGTATTCCTTTCACATACTGGAAGGAGACGGTGACGGTGTTGCTGAGTTCGGACAGGAGCTCCCTCTGTGCCATAGCCTCATATATCGATGATGCTTACAGGGACCTGGACAGGGATTTTCTGGAAGTGTGATTGTGGAGACTGGGTGTGGTTGTGGAGGCACAGTGACATCCTAATGAGCTACCGGGAGGGCTCAACACGtccacagagcaccacccacacctccactgACAGGACTGCTCTAtagggattgtgtgtgtgtgtgtgtgtgtgtgcgcgcgcgcgcgcacaagACAGTAAGTTAGTTTGTGGGCACTTGTTTGGATGCTCTAGTTCTAAAGAATCAGCTCTTCTAAATCTTCAGGGGGTGTGAgggtgcgtgtttgtttgtaaatgcgTTAGCACACCTCTGTGTGCAAGAGTCACAGTAGATGTTGGTTGTTTCTCCAGGTCTAGAGGCACACTTTCAGCTGTAGTTGAAGGGCTCGCTCTCCTTTTTAGACATTTTGGAGTGACTGgattaaagaaaaggaaaaaaacatcagcTCTGGAGATGACGAGAGCCCACTCCtccagcagagaaacagaggacatTCAGGGCCATTGCAGTTCTTTAATGTTGGTGGTTTGCTTAGTTTAAATACTGCCTCTGTATTTAAGAATGTGTAGCTCACTCTTGAACATAAATTCTAACTTTTAAGCCCAATCACAAAGGACAgtcaatgaaaataaagacattttatcaCAACTAAGTCTTATGATTCCATAATCTATTGTCAAGTGCAGTGTTGGTGTGTCTACGTTGCCCAATTCATTGTCAAGGATGTGttagatgatttttttttttttccccatgtgaACTGCAACACTGACACATGCAGGTATTTTTGTTGAGTATTTAATACTGACTAGTCACTGGAGTGCCCTAAGAAGAGACCCACGGGAGGCCTTCTCACATCGCCTAGTGTGGTAACAGTTGTGGCTGCGTCTTCACTGTTTGGAACATGTATATCAGTGGAACTCAGATTTATAGACCAAAGCAGTGGAAATCCAAAAAAATCTTGAGTTCATTCCAATCACTATGGGAAATACACTTGTGTTAAAAGTTTCAGGTGTGAATGCATCATGAAATTAACTGATGGTGACTGATTAGATGTGTGTCACCAGTACCAGTTGTCATCAGACTGTGGGTGGAGATGAAGGATAtcccaaaatgtttttatttttttaattctggAGTTTTATATCGAAGAAAAATGgtcaaatgtaatatttcattatttattatgatATTTATACTATGCTAAAGGTCAATTGACCCTAACCCTTTCAAAAATACAGTTGCTTCAGGAAGCAGTCCTCAAAAACCCTAAGAAAACGTCGGGTGTGATGTACCAGATAGTAGGTGGTTATTAAACAGCCTCTAACCTAAACCTCGCAGCTCTTTTGAGATGTCATTTCGTAGTATAAAATCAAAAGCCAATCATTcctaatgtttttatttcaaaattattgTTTTAGACGGTCTGATCAGGAAAATGGGTCTCTGGCTTGGGGTCCCCAGGCCTTTTAAAACCCACTGTGTTAATGTATGCATGCCCTAATTCTACcactaaataaatgtctgcAGTGATCACAAATAAGCATTACATTAAGTGCTTTTTTCCATTGTGTTGTGTAAACCAAATATCAGAAGTAGCTTGACACATGTTACATCACTCTGTGAAGTCCTTTTGAACACTTTTGGGCTTGTTCCTTACTCTGTGATCTGAAAACACAAGGAAACAATTGTGATGTTATGAAAACTAATAAGTTATctgcttgtattttttttctccttgagAATCTAGTCTTGGTTCTCTCTGCCGTATGCTCCAGCACGtggtgttctgttctgtttgtgtttgcgttACCTTGAAGACGTGTGTCTCTCGAGTGCGCACTCTCAGCTTGTTGACCTGGGTCTCGGCCATGTCAGCTCTCTCCTCGGCGTCGTCCAGCTCATGCTGGATCTTCCTGAAGCGGGCCATGTTGGAGTTGGCATGTTCCTCCTGCcccacacgtgcacagacaATCTCACCTCGGTCACAATGCATTGCAAGAACACAGTGACATGACATGAGTGTGTGATTCCTACAGATCCCTTTCTGTGTTGCTTGTGATATAAAAGGTTAATATCTTCAAGTTGTTCATACAAGTTGTGGCCTACATATGGCGCCTGGAAAGATGCAATACTTGAGGCACATGCGTGAGAGAAagtgctttgtgacaacagatACGTACGGACTCTTCCACTTGTCTCTTGTAGCTCTTCACTTTAGTCTGAAGCTTACTGATCAGGTCCTGCATCCTCAGCAGAGTTTTTCTGTCCTCTTCCGTCTGCAGAGTGCAGAAACTCAGAGAGGCTGGATGCAACACAGTGACATGTTCACTGTACTCTGCGGGTGCTTGTGGGTGGTACCTGGTATGTAAGCTCTTTGATCCTCCTCTCATGTTTACGTATTCCTTTCTGGAATTCTCCACTCTTCTTCTGCTCACAGTCCAGCTGTCCTTCCAGCACCCTGACCTGGGAATTGGCATATTATTGACATATTggagagtttatatatatatttatataaacttCACAGTTTTATATAATGAATTAAATGCGGTCTCTCAAACATTGTGACGCTCACCCAGGTTTCCAGTTTTTGGATCTGTTTCTTGCCACCCTTCAGGGCAATCTGCTCCGCCTCATCCAGCCGCATCTGCAGGTCTTTGATGGTCTGCTCCATgttcctcttcatcctctccagATGGGAGCTAGTGTCCTGCTctttcttcagctcctctgccATCATGGCTGCCTGCAGTGGGGGTTTGGAAGCTCTATACATGGACAGCGTACATAACAGCTGCGCAAAGTTTATTTTGAATCAGTGTTGGTGTGAACATTGTACAAGGCTGCTGGGCCTAGGAGTGGATTAGTGAGATGGTGAACGTGTTCCTGCAGGAGCTCACATCGGTCATGGCCTTCTTGGCCTTCTCCTCAGCACTGCGGCACTCCTGCATAGCCTCGTCCACCTCGCCGGCCAGCATGGAGAGATCGCTTTCCAGCTTCTTCTTCTGGTTCAGCGCCCCCATGTTCTACAAGCACCACCAAACATACAAATGGCCATCTGCTCTGTCGCTTGTATGTGCTTGAGTGTGCTCAACATACAGTGTTTCTGCTAGGTGGGCTTCTTACCTGCGCATGTAATAGGTTCACTCTCTCGGTTGACTCCAGCAGCTCATGCTCGGCGACTTTGCGCAGTCGCTCAGTTTGTTCGACGGCTAAGCGGAGCTCCTCCATCTCTGTGGCCAGTAAGGTGTTCCTGTGCTCTGTCATTGCCACCTGCTCCTTCAGGTCCTCACACTGGTGCAGAGACTCACTGAGTTCCAGTTGCACATCCTAAGGGCCACACACAAATAGAATCACACCACTTACCTGGGATTATGAGCTCTGATGGACTTTGATTACGCTAAACGTGTCGTGTGCGTCGTCTTGCTACTTTGAAAGATGTGTAGACCTTTCCATTAATAAGTCACCAAATCAGAACTGAAGCCATTCCTATTTCCAGGTCACTCTTTACTGCAAATAACTCTTCACACCTTTAACTGAACCTGCAGGTGGCGAACTAATTTCTGGGATTCAGCAGCCTGTTTGTTGGCATGATTCAGTTGAATCTCCATCTCATTTAGGTCTCcctccatcttcttcttcacCCTGATGGCCTCGTTTCTGGCTCGGACCTCTGTATCTAAAGATGTCTGCATGGATTCTAGAATCCGCTGGTGGTTCCGCCTGCATGGGTTCAAGAGtggaaaaaacagacatttgtATAACACAGGTATTTATATAAAACGGTATTTCTGGCTATGTAGGATTGATATTTTCACTGATTAAATTTATGCAAGCaattctgtctttcattttgtttctaacAAGAGCCTTCCTTACCGGAGATTTTCTATCTCTTCATCCCGCTCCGCTACCTTCCGGTCAACCTCAGCTTTGACTTGGCTGAGCTCCATCTGGACGTGCAGGGTTTTCGTCTCCTCATGCTCCAGCGTGCCCTAAAGCCAGTTCCAAAGGGCAAGGACCATCGTCACCACATCAGTGTGACAGATACATCCTCATGAATAGATATTAGTGGAATTGCTGAGCATCAGTGTTGGTATGATGTGGTGTGTACCTCTACTTCCTCCAGAGCTGCCTGGATATTACTCTTCTCTTGGTCCAGGTTCTTTTTCGTTAGCTCTAGCTCATGGATGGTCTTACCTTCTTGACTAATCTGCTCAGTCAGGTCAGTGATttcctcttaaaaaaaaaagggtttgcttgtttattaagTGCTTGATTTGAATGACTCATGGGTCACTCCCTAAAGTGTGTGTAGTAATTACACTCATCAAAAAGACACTCATTTTGTACCCTGCAGGTTCTTGTTCTCCCGGCTGACAGTCTCCAGGTGGTCAATGGCCTCCTCGTAGGAATTCTTCAGCTTGAAGAGCTCGGTGCTCAGACTGCGGGACTCTCTCTGAGAGCTCTCCAGCTCCGCCTGTGTATCTTCCAACTTCTGCCTCCACTCTGACAACACCTGGAAAAGTTCAtgtcagaaaaagaaaacaaatataaataaggTTTTTCCATTCTCATTAAGGAACAGCAATGTCAAGGGAACAATATAATGAAGAGCCAATGGTCTTCGTAAATCTAAAGAGCTTTAATGCTGATTACTGATAGGATTGAACCTTGTCAAAATTGCGCTGCTTTTTGTCCAGTGCGGCTGCAGCAGCGTTGGAGCGTTCTAGGTCGATCATCAAGTCCTCGATCTCAGTCTGCAGCCGCTGCTTGGTCTTCTCCAGTGAGGCACACTTGGCATTTGAGGCCTCTATGGCCTCCTCTGAATTTTGCAGCCGGGCCACCAGCTTCTTCCTGTGTGGAGAACATACGAGGAGAAGTGGATCAGTAATGTAGCCTTGGAAAAAAGTTTGGAATGCTCAGTCACCCTGCCTCAAAAATgattacactgaaaaaaaaaaaagatggaatcagcatatattttataaatacgCTTCGGCTGTTGTTATGGAATTACTAGGCCTTTAATCAGAATTCCTCAGGACAGAGAAAGTTCCAGGATTACATAAGAATTTCTAAGGACATAATGGTATGACTATCCTTGGACACTCACTTGGTCTCCTCCAGTTCCTCTGTTCTTTGGATGGCATCAGTCTCGTACTTGGTCCTCCACTGAGCAAGCTCAGTGTTGGCTTTGGATAATGCCCGCTGCAGTTCATCTTTGGCTTCCTGCTCCTCTTCAAACTGCTCTCTCAGCAGGTCACAGTCATGCCTGGATGACTGCAGCGCGTGAGCCAGAGCGTTCTTCGCCTGATGTCACACACGCAACAAAAGGCGTGATGGTTATGTTTATGCTTTTGAGCTTCCGAACAAAGCACAGGGTTGCCTGTGGCTATCTCACCCTGCACTCCTCCTCCAGATGTTTCTTCAGGTCCTCCCCATTCTGGGTGAGGGATGACTTGTAACGCTGAAGCTGCATGACCAGGACCTCCCGCTCCTCCAGTCTACGGCTGATCTCAGCTGGACAAGGGACGGCGAGGCAGTCAAAAACGCCGGGAAGTTTTGGACGGTTGGAGCTACATCAAGAACGAAATGTTTACTTACTGCTCTCCGTCTGGGCCCGGGCATTTTGAGAAGTGACATCCATCAGCTGCCGCTGAAGTTCCTCCACTTTGGCCTTGGACTCGTTCAGCTGGTCCTCGTACACCCTGCACATCTTCTCCGTTGCGGCCTGCGTTCAGAGTTTCAAGGTCAGAGTTTGTTTAATTAAGTTTGACCATAAGCCTTACTACCTGTAGCACCTATGTACTACTCTGTACTGCTGGCCAGGAGAGTTGCACTGGCTCACCTTGGCCCTGGAGAGATGCTCTAGGTTCGAAGCCAGATCCTCTGCCTCCATCCTGGCCTCCGCCTTCTCCTTCTCTAGTTTCTGTTTGACCCTCTGCAGGCTGTCTAGCTGCTCACCCAGCTCGGTCACGCTGTCCGCGTGCTTCTTCCTCAGCATGGCCGCCGTGGCCTCGTGGTGGAGAGAGGCTTCTTCCAAGTCCCTGCGTAGCTTCAGGAAGTCCGTCTCCCGCTTCTTGTTTAACTCGATCTGGGCTGCGGTGGTTCCCCCGGCCTCCTCCAGCCGCTCgctcagctcctccagctcccgGCACACGTCCGTGCGCTGCTTCTCGGCCTTAGCTCGAGCCGCCCTCTCGACCTCcagctcttcctccagctcctctgtaCGAGTCTGACAGCACGTCATCTCGTCAGGCACCCTGCTCATTTACGCACTACTTGGAAAATCATTGGATAAAAAATTCTTTATTCTACTCACCTGCAattcctttgttttcttttgaagcTGAAGCACCAGGGCTTGTTCGTCTTCTATCTTGGAGGTGATTTGACTTATTTCCAAGTCTTTCCtaaaaagaggaaatgaacaCAAGGGAACCACAGACAATGTGTATAaaataatagataataataaGATAATGTCCCTTGAAGGTAGGAATGCCATATTTCTCACTTCTTTAGTCTATCTTCTAGCTGCTGTTTGTCATTCTCAAGGTCCATGGCTGACTCATTAGAAAGCTTTATGTCTCCTTCCAGCTTGCGTTTGACTCGTTCAAGATCCATGCGCACCTTCTTCTCATGCTCCAAAGAACCCTCCAGCTGTGGAGGATTGTTTAATAGATCAGCACTGATAAACAATGGATGCATAATACATTTCTAACTGTATCACCTTGATCCTCCCAGACTGAAGCTGTATACTGCAGATACAGTGCATATTATGCCATTAGCTCTGCTTCAGTGTATTACAGTCAGGGTTGTTCCTTGTTGGATTTACTCCACACTTACATCATCAACCTGCT harbors:
- the trpc4apb gene encoding transient receptor potential cation channel, subfamily C, member 4 associated protein b translates to MAANGQQSSRTQTRRRNRNKNVLHKIKNGHITGLGMTRGTQIPVALLEERDKRARWQGIPLLLKRLHESSHTHSDLTKTHNMVKELSSLLSMEAMSFVTEDRKTPQESVSPNTYTFDLFGGVDLFVEILMRPTLSAQRDVPIMSDDLIKDCLSVLYNCCICTEGVTKSLAARDDFVMFLFTLMSNKKTFLQTATLIEDIMGVKKEVIRLEDIPNLASLVQSFNQQQLANFCRILSVTISEPDVGVDDKHTLLARNSQQKVTVSPSRAESNQVALLNIPGFIERLCKLATRKVSEASGTAALLQELEDWHSWLDNALVLDALMQMAIEEAEQSSTESSDEGSLSSSPLRHTLPQSMKIVHEIMYKVEVLYVLCVLLMGRQRNQVHRMLAEFRLIPGLNNLFEKLIWRRQPSSHALHRQNQNCDCSPEISFKIQFLRLLQSFSDHHENKYLLLNSQELNELSAISLKANIPEVEALVNTDRNLVCDGKKGLLTRLISVMKKEPVDSSFRFWQARAVESFLRGATSYADQIFLLKRGLLEHILFCIIDSGCKSRDVLQSYFDLLGELMKFNIDAFKRFNKYVNTEEKFQTFLGQINSSLVDSNMLVRCIVLSLDRFEGQTEDVKVVEVLSECRLLSYMAHVENRLSFLFRLISIINVQTLTQENVSCLNTSLVVLMLARWRAKLPFYLNALRQKEFVEKYPGYLLNNFHQLLRFWQHHYLNKDKDSTCLENSSCIPFTYWKETVTVLLSSDRSSLCAIASYIDDAYRDLDRDFLEV